In one Cloacibacillus porcorum genomic region, the following are encoded:
- a CDS encoding UxaA family hydrolase, which translates to MAQKKIDAILVSIRDSVAIVNRPVRRGEVLAYMNGGDMMEITAADDIPIYHKIALLPIRAGEPVLKYGERIGHATRDIPAGAHVHSHNLTDMEEEGR; encoded by the coding sequence TTGGCGCAGAAAAAAATAGACGCGATACTGGTCTCCATCAGGGACTCCGTCGCGATCGTCAACCGCCCCGTCAGGCGGGGCGAGGTGCTTGCCTACATGAACGGCGGCGATATGATGGAGATCACAGCGGCGGACGACATTCCCATTTACCATAAGATAGCGCTGCTGCCCATACGCGCGGGAGAGCCGGTCCTCAAGTATGGAGAGCGGATCGGACACGCGACGCGGGATATTCCCGCGGGGGCCCATGTCCACAGCCACAACCTGACGGATATGGAAGAGGAGGGCCGATGA
- a CDS encoding FAD-dependent oxidoreductase has translation MLTFLITSIIFFLTMSSDNAFAADVLRFDVAVIGAGTGGSAAAIQAARMGMDVALIEESDWIGGQMTGAAVSTMDDVRRTRTGIYNEFITRVREYYAQRNTPVNLCYWGSDTISFEPWVGQKILTDMIKESGRVSLFLESRVLKAKTEKNRVVSALIESGGEKMTIAAKVFIDATETGDFIPLTGARYRVGNSIAPKVDKESVIQDITYVAVVKRYPEGLPPELRLTRRPPGYEDFLPHFRKVITKDGSWWPGEYPFNVPVHNAYRAMPDITNPDRERIDGGLSGTWPLISRTGVNWANDYPGRKFGAAGMPVKYLEDKKFRREAERRAMAETLAFIFYMQTELGMEDWSVDDRQGYGRYFSNNWRDWKEMPAEFVPVLTHFPPFPYVRESRRIVGVTTMTVKDVERDRVLRRMLKTNPYSIALGEYPTDIHGLREPQYLDRDLGENAEEIPADTEWKGGLFQIPMGVLIPEKVDGLLAAEKNISVSRIVNGSTRLQPVTMLTGQAAGALAAEAVRQNVEPRMVHPLDVQWRLLEAKDKLSLFNFDDVPVDSLWWRGVELSMIYDYMDPASETIYGVDQEMHWLEVRDAFRRAFGRMEFPQREYEAPVTLDDFSQWLSELFGDDAKRYEGVLQRFQGGDVMRKGQLAAAVAEIKLLKD, from the coding sequence GTGCTCACCTTTTTAATCACTTCAATAATATTTTTTTTGACGATGTCATCGGACAATGCCTTCGCCGCCGATGTTCTGCGCTTTGACGTCGCGGTGATCGGAGCGGGGACCGGCGGCTCGGCGGCGGCGATCCAGGCCGCGCGCATGGGGATGGATGTCGCGCTTATAGAGGAATCGGACTGGATCGGCGGCCAGATGACAGGCGCCGCGGTCTCGACGATGGACGATGTGCGCCGTACGCGCACTGGGATATACAACGAATTTATCACGCGCGTACGCGAGTATTACGCACAGCGGAACACGCCAGTGAATCTCTGCTACTGGGGCTCTGATACGATCTCCTTTGAACCCTGGGTGGGGCAGAAGATCCTTACGGATATGATAAAGGAGAGCGGCAGGGTATCTCTCTTTCTTGAGTCGCGCGTGCTGAAGGCCAAGACGGAGAAAAACAGGGTCGTCTCAGCTCTCATAGAAAGCGGCGGCGAAAAGATGACGATAGCGGCGAAGGTCTTTATCGACGCCACCGAGACCGGCGATTTTATCCCCCTCACCGGCGCGCGCTACCGCGTAGGCAACAGCATTGCGCCTAAGGTGGACAAGGAGAGCGTGATTCAGGATATCACCTATGTCGCGGTGGTCAAGAGGTATCCCGAAGGACTGCCGCCGGAGCTGCGGCTGACGAGGCGTCCTCCCGGATACGAGGATTTTCTGCCCCATTTCCGCAAGGTGATTACGAAGGACGGCAGCTGGTGGCCGGGGGAGTATCCCTTCAACGTGCCGGTGCATAACGCCTACCGCGCGATGCCGGATATCACCAACCCCGACCGTGAAAGGATAGACGGCGGTCTCTCCGGGACGTGGCCGCTGATATCACGTACCGGTGTGAACTGGGCTAACGATTATCCCGGACGGAAGTTCGGCGCGGCTGGAATGCCGGTGAAGTATCTTGAGGATAAGAAGTTCCGCCGTGAGGCGGAGCGCCGGGCGATGGCGGAGACGCTTGCCTTTATATTCTATATGCAGACGGAGCTCGGCATGGAGGACTGGTCGGTGGATGACCGCCAGGGATACGGCAGGTATTTCAGCAATAACTGGCGGGATTGGAAGGAGATGCCGGCGGAGTTCGTGCCCGTGCTGACGCATTTTCCCCCCTTCCCTTATGTGCGTGAGAGCCGCCGCATCGTCGGCGTGACGACGATGACGGTCAAGGATGTAGAGCGTGACCGGGTGCTGAGACGTATGCTCAAGACGAATCCTTACAGCATCGCGCTGGGCGAGTATCCCACCGATATCCACGGCCTGCGCGAGCCCCAGTATCTCGACCGGGACCTTGGCGAGAACGCGGAGGAGATACCGGCGGATACGGAGTGGAAGGGCGGTCTCTTTCAGATACCGATGGGAGTGCTGATCCCCGAGAAGGTCGACGGGCTGCTTGCCGCGGAGAAGAATATTTCGGTCTCGCGCATCGTCAACGGTTCGACGCGTCTTCAGCCCGTCACGATGCTGACCGGCCAGGCCGCCGGCGCGCTTGCCGCCGAGGCGGTGCGGCAGAATGTCGAACCGCGCATGGTGCACCCGCTCGACGTCCAGTGGCGTCTACTTGAGGCGAAGGACAAGCTCTCGCTCTTCAACTTTGATGACGTACCCGTGGATTCGCTCTGGTGGCGCGGCGTCGAACTCTCGATGATATATGACTACATGGACCCGGCCTCCGAAACGATATACGGCGTGGATCAGGAGATGCACTGGCTCGAGGTGCGCGACGCCTTTCGCCGCGCCTTCGGGCGGATGGAATTTCCTCAGCGCGAATATGAAGCGCCGGTGACCCTCGACGATTTTAGCCAGTGGCTCAGCGAGTTGTTTGGAGATGACGCAAAGAGATATGAGGGCGTCCTCCAGCGTTTCCAGGGCGGCGACGTGATGAGGAAGGGCCAGCTGGCCGCCGCCGTCGCCGAGATAAAACTTTTGAAGGACTGA
- a CDS encoding cyclase family protein, producing MNDLRVIDLGWPIEDSMQVFPGDISPEIKELTKIEDEGCRSKKIIISSHTGTHMDAPAHMLAGGACLDELPSETFFGFAVIADVSGCAGREIEISDLGLTREEMAAADFLLLHTGYCDKMGEDGYLEGFPVLSQAAARALAEQELKGIGVDAISVDPVKSAECPVHKTILGNGMVVLENLRGLRQLPFKTPFCLTALPLALKGADGAPARVMAVLEK from the coding sequence ATGAACGATTTGCGCGTAATAGACTTAGGCTGGCCAATCGAGGACTCTATGCAGGTATTTCCGGGAGACATCTCCCCTGAGATCAAAGAGCTTACGAAAATTGAGGATGAGGGGTGCCGCTCCAAAAAAATCATAATATCCTCGCATACCGGCACACACATGGACGCGCCGGCCCATATGCTCGCAGGCGGCGCATGCCTCGACGAACTGCCCAGCGAAACCTTTTTCGGCTTTGCGGTGATCGCCGACGTCAGCGGCTGCGCGGGACGCGAGATAGAAATATCCGACCTCGGCCTCACCAGGGAGGAGATGGCGGCGGCCGATTTTTTGCTGCTCCACACCGGCTATTGTGACAAGATGGGAGAGGACGGCTATCTTGAAGGATTCCCCGTACTCTCGCAGGCGGCGGCGCGCGCCCTCGCGGAACAGGAGCTCAAAGGGATCGGCGTCGACGCTATATCGGTAGACCCCGTTAAAAGCGCGGAATGCCCCGTGCACAAGACAATTCTAGGAAACGGCATGGTCGTCCTGGAAAACCTGCGCGGACTGCGGCAGCTCCCCTTCAAAACCCCCTTCTGCCTCACGGCGCTGCCGCTGGCGCTCAAAGGTGCCGACGGCGCGCCGGCGCGCGTCATGGCCGTGCTTGAAAAATAG
- the gspG gene encoding type II secretion system major pseudopilin GspG gives MRTLRDNDKKLLKKRRGFTLIEIMVVVVIIGLLSALVGPRLMGQSDEAKRKTTQTQIAQLEQVLGLYYLDNGFYPTTSQGLEALVKEPTMPPEPLNYKKGGYMKKVPKDAWGREFVYTAPGEHGDFDILSYGADGQEGGSGANADITNWE, from the coding sequence GTGCGTACATTGAGAGACAACGATAAAAAACTGCTGAAAAAAAGACGGGGCTTTACCCTGATCGAGATCATGGTCGTCGTCGTCATCATCGGCCTGCTCTCCGCGCTCGTCGGGCCGCGGCTCATGGGACAGAGCGACGAGGCGAAGCGCAAGACGACCCAGACACAGATCGCCCAGCTTGAACAGGTTCTCGGCCTCTACTACCTCGACAACGGCTTCTATCCGACCACCTCCCAGGGGCTGGAGGCTCTTGTAAAAGAACCCACGATGCCGCCAGAACCGCTGAACTACAAAAAAGGCGGCTACATGAAAAAGGTCCCGAAGGACGCCTGGGGGCGCGAATTTGTCTACACCGCCCCGGGAGAGCACGGCGACTTTGACATCCTCTCCTACGGCGCGGACGGGCAGGAGGGCGGCAGCGGCGCAAACGCCGACATCACGAATTGGGAATAA
- a CDS encoding deaminase, whose amino-acid sequence MNKPQLILKAIKENLIPLTQKEVTAGNHVFGGLVLDKESCRVITAGSNNRQANPIYHGEIDTIQRFFADGDHPNPADCIFVASHDPCSMCISAISWAGFHEIWVLFGYDDVEKEFGMPVDIMMYKEVFGAEGATDYNKFFRKYYLKKEAAKQENAAELRKEIAEIEKLYGEMRVEDFDYPGM is encoded by the coding sequence ATGAACAAACCGCAGCTGATACTTAAAGCGATCAAAGAAAACCTCATACCGCTCACACAAAAAGAGGTGACGGCCGGCAACCACGTATTCGGCGGCCTTGTGCTCGATAAAGAGAGCTGCCGGGTGATAACCGCCGGCAGCAACAACCGTCAGGCCAACCCTATCTACCACGGCGAGATCGACACCATTCAGCGATTCTTCGCCGACGGCGACCATCCAAACCCCGCGGACTGCATCTTCGTCGCGAGCCACGACCCCTGCTCCATGTGCATCTCGGCGATCTCCTGGGCCGGTTTCCATGAGATATGGGTGCTCTTCGGCTACGACGACGTCGAAAAAGAGTTTGGCATGCCCGTAGACATCATGATGTACAAAGAGGTCTTCGGCGCGGAGGGCGCGACGGACTATAATAAGTTCTTCCGCAAATACTACCTCAAAAAAGAGGCGGCGAAGCAGGAAAACGCCGCCGAACTGAGGAAAGAGATCGCGGAGATAGAAAAACTCTACGGAGAGATGCGGGTGGAGGACTTCGACTACCCCGGAATGTGA
- a CDS encoding DUF4198 domain-containing protein yields the protein MERLFKMAAKYKSGAGALALICALFVCPPAADAHYFSVIPKVSRTGVGNEHSVIVSFTHITKQAQYDYSFMKLDPDADMLNGRLIYKDGTETDLTSLFAAYDDPDGDEVTGIDSRRAVATIGKEGTVIAACRTNLNIPGQMVYTGYSKHIFNAAADGHSTKAVGGGEVAEIIPLSDLAMATVGVPIKFKLLYKGSPREGAEIEYGNETTPIVKGEEGPENLKKLETHSDKDGIFTYTPDSAGRNTVAAMLDLGNKTYCSTTLSFEAKERSGGGSGGCNAASALPPLLVLLGLSLAPVIKKRIKNNKR from the coding sequence ATGGAAAGGCTGTTCAAAATGGCTGCGAAATATAAGTCGGGCGCGGGTGCTCTCGCCCTCATATGCGCGCTGTTCGTCTGCCCGCCGGCGGCGGATGCTCATTATTTCAGCGTCATACCAAAGGTCTCCCGCACAGGGGTAGGAAATGAACATTCCGTCATCGTCTCTTTTACACACATCACAAAGCAGGCCCAGTATGATTACAGCTTCATGAAGTTGGATCCCGACGCTGACATGCTGAACGGCAGGCTGATTTATAAGGATGGCACGGAGACAGACCTGACAAGCCTCTTTGCCGCCTACGACGACCCCGACGGCGACGAGGTCACAGGGATCGACTCCCGCCGCGCGGTCGCCACGATCGGTAAGGAGGGGACGGTGATCGCCGCCTGCCGCACCAATCTGAATATTCCGGGACAGATGGTCTATACGGGTTACAGCAAGCATATCTTCAACGCCGCCGCCGACGGTCATTCAACGAAAGCGGTCGGGGGCGGCGAAGTGGCGGAGATCATTCCCCTGTCCGATCTCGCCATGGCCACGGTCGGCGTGCCGATCAAGTTCAAACTGCTCTATAAAGGGAGCCCGCGCGAGGGGGCGGAGATAGAATATGGAAATGAGACCACTCCCATCGTTAAGGGCGAGGAGGGGCCTGAAAATCTCAAAAAACTTGAGACGCACAGCGATAAAGATGGCATATTTACCTATACCCCCGATTCCGCGGGAAGGAACACAGTCGCGGCAATGCTGGACCTGGGAAATAAGACCTATTGCTCGACGACGCTCTCCTTTGAAGCGAAGGAACGCTCCGGCGGAGGCAGCGGCGGCTGCAACGCTGCGTCGGCCTTGCCGCCCCTTCTTGTCCTCCTGGGGCTTTCCCTGGCGCCCGTAATAAAGAAGAGGATAAAGAATAATAAAAGGTAG
- the argH gene encoding argininosuccinate lyase, translating into MWKGRFAQDTDEAVINFTQSLDLDWRMAAADIRGSIAHVRMLAHTGLLDAKEAETIEKNLREIAEEIKSGDFTPKVSLEDVHMNIESRLIEKCGATGARLHMGRSRNDQVNTTVRLYLRKELLGIWAGLEALISVLLKKAEEHADVVVPGYTHLQQAQPISMGQFWMAHAQAFMRDAKRLSAAYEAVDESPLGCGALAGSTLPLDREFTRADMGFSRLTENSMDTVAHRDHFLDILYFAAVFGGHTSRLSEDLIIYFTTEFGWVKLPDSFCTGSSIMPQKKNPDVLEILRGKAGQLSGALVDLLTMTKGIPLTYNRDLQDDKRSLFRTLDCLKGIFSVLPALLSQVEIDEERAGRGFADGLILATDVAEYLVLRGVPFRSAHEKVGHAVRWCLEQGRPMDKLTLAEWQALIPEAEEGLLPLLSPRRSMERRDTAGGTSPRQVRAQIARARERLAAYESEMAEYKDKLPDML; encoded by the coding sequence ATGTGGAAGGGCCGTTTTGCACAGGATACAGATGAGGCCGTAATAAACTTTACCCAGTCGCTGGACCTTGACTGGCGCATGGCCGCGGCGGATATCCGCGGGAGCATCGCGCATGTGAGGATGCTCGCGCACACCGGATTGCTTGACGCGAAAGAGGCTGAGACGATAGAAAAGAATCTGCGCGAAATTGCGGAAGAGATAAAGAGCGGAGACTTTACGCCTAAGGTCTCGCTTGAGGATGTGCATATGAACATTGAGTCGCGCCTCATCGAAAAATGCGGCGCGACGGGCGCGCGGCTTCACATGGGGCGCAGCCGCAACGACCAGGTCAACACCACCGTGCGGCTATACCTGCGCAAAGAGCTGCTGGGGATATGGGCGGGGCTTGAGGCGCTGATCTCCGTGCTTCTCAAAAAGGCCGAGGAGCACGCCGATGTAGTCGTGCCCGGCTACACGCATCTTCAGCAGGCGCAGCCCATCTCAATGGGACAGTTCTGGATGGCGCACGCGCAGGCTTTTATGCGCGACGCGAAGCGGCTTTCCGCAGCCTACGAGGCGGTAGACGAATCGCCGCTCGGCTGCGGGGCGCTCGCCGGTTCCACTCTGCCGCTTGACCGCGAATTTACGCGCGCCGACATGGGTTTCTCGCGTCTCACGGAAAACAGCATGGACACCGTCGCCCACCGTGACCATTTCCTGGATATACTTTACTTCGCGGCGGTATTCGGCGGCCACACCAGCCGTCTCTCCGAGGATCTCATCATCTACTTCACCACCGAATTCGGCTGGGTCAAGCTGCCGGACTCATTCTGCACCGGCTCCAGCATTATGCCGCAGAAGAAGAATCCCGACGTGCTGGAGATTCTGCGCGGCAAGGCGGGGCAGCTTTCGGGCGCGCTCGTCGATCTGCTGACGATGACGAAGGGTATACCTCTCACCTATAACCGTGATTTACAGGACGATAAGCGCAGCCTCTTCCGCACCCTTGACTGTCTTAAGGGGATTTTTTCCGTATTACCGGCGCTGCTCTCGCAGGTGGAGATAGACGAGGAAAGGGCCGGCCGCGGCTTTGCCGACGGCCTCATCCTCGCCACCGACGTCGCGGAATACCTGGTGCTGCGCGGCGTACCCTTCCGCAGCGCCCACGAAAAGGTGGGACACGCCGTGCGCTGGTGTCTTGAACAGGGGCGGCCGATGGACAAGCTGACGCTTGCGGAGTGGCAGGCGCTGATACCGGAGGCGGAGGAGGGGCTGCTGCCGCTGCTCTCGCCGCGGCGTTCGATGGAGCGCCGCGATACCGCCGGAGGTACTTCCCCGCGGCAGGTGCGGGCGCAGATCGCGCGCGCGCGCGAAAGGCTCGCGGCATACGAAAGCGAGATGGCGGAATACAAGGACAAACTCCCCGATATGCTGTAA
- the tnpB gene encoding IS66 family insertion sequence element accessory protein TnpB (TnpB, as the term is used for proteins encoded by IS66 family insertion elements, is considered an accessory protein, since TnpC, encoded by a neighboring gene, is a DDE family transposase.): MIESGNKDIYIVCGATDMRKGVDGLAAIVNFRLACDFSGTSMFIFCNKSRNRVKIIEWDGDGFWLYQKRLERGTFPWPAEGSVKRMVITKDEFSCLFSGTKLRRRLSMDEVFPEVTA, translated from the coding sequence ATGATCGAGAGCGGTAATAAAGATATATATATTGTCTGCGGCGCTACGGATATGCGTAAGGGTGTCGACGGTCTGGCTGCCATCGTAAATTTCAGGCTTGCCTGTGATTTCAGCGGTACGTCTATGTTTATCTTTTGTAATAAGAGCCGTAACAGGGTGAAGATCATCGAGTGGGACGGCGACGGTTTCTGGCTGTATCAGAAGAGGCTTGAACGCGGTACTTTCCCGTGGCCTGCGGAGGGGAGTGTGAAGAGGATGGTTATCACTAAGGATGAATTTTCCTGTCTGTTTTCAGGCACTAAGCTGCGCCGCAGACTCAGTATGGACGAGGTTTTCCCCGAGGTGACGGCGTAA
- the tnpC gene encoding IS66 family transposase: protein MEELIRELEELKNKYAELEEKNSGLELERQKLEKKVAYYEECLRLSRHRQYASSSEKSEADSRQLLLFDEAENESDVKKPEPTVCEITYTRRSRKGGSKPEDDFEDLPTERLEYTLSEEERSCPECGGKMHLIGYDERREIEIIPASVKVVVHAQGIYGCRRCERENTHVPIKKADVPAPVIKGSAASASSIAHIMTQKYMQGVPLYRQELSFMKEGIKLSRQTMANWLLRAGKEWLYPLYNEMRRKLLEEEILHADETEIQVLREPGRASRTKSYMWLYRTGKYSAYPVVLFQYQETRSSSHPIKFLNGFRGCLHTDGYAGYGRLGAEIRRCGCWAHVRRKFHEGIQAVPQEEQPTCASQKGLEYCDRLFSLERDYAKLTPEERRVKRLEQSKAVTDAFFAWVSNTPALPKSALGRALHYALEQRPLLETFYLDGRLEISNNMAERSIKPFVIGRKNWLFSCSPKGAETSAVIYSIIETAKENHLKPYEYLKYILENMPNTAPERYHTILPWSKELPCHCKLKEQTDSTAGDNDESCDHASDAGVNDSAE, encoded by the coding sequence ATGGAAGAGCTTATACGTGAACTGGAAGAGTTGAAGAATAAATATGCGGAGCTTGAGGAAAAGAATTCCGGTCTTGAGCTTGAACGACAGAAGCTGGAGAAGAAGGTCGCTTATTATGAAGAGTGCCTGAGGCTGAGCCGTCACAGGCAGTATGCGAGTTCAAGCGAGAAGAGCGAAGCGGATTCCCGTCAGCTTCTTCTTTTTGACGAGGCGGAAAATGAGTCGGACGTCAAAAAGCCGGAGCCCACGGTTTGTGAGATAACATATACAAGAAGAAGCCGTAAAGGCGGATCAAAGCCGGAGGATGATTTTGAGGATCTCCCCACGGAGAGATTGGAATACACCCTTTCGGAAGAAGAGCGGTCCTGTCCGGAATGCGGCGGCAAAATGCATCTTATAGGATATGATGAAAGACGCGAGATAGAGATCATCCCGGCCAGCGTAAAGGTCGTGGTCCATGCCCAGGGAATATACGGCTGCCGCCGATGCGAGAGAGAAAACACGCATGTTCCGATAAAAAAGGCGGATGTTCCTGCTCCGGTGATAAAGGGAAGTGCCGCCTCCGCGTCGTCTATAGCACACATCATGACGCAGAAATACATGCAGGGAGTGCCGTTATACCGCCAGGAACTCTCGTTCATGAAAGAGGGAATAAAACTTAGCAGACAGACGATGGCGAACTGGCTTCTGCGTGCAGGGAAAGAGTGGCTGTACCCGCTATACAATGAAATGCGCCGTAAACTTCTGGAAGAAGAGATACTCCATGCGGATGAAACAGAGATACAGGTACTGCGTGAACCCGGAAGGGCTTCACGTACCAAATCCTACATGTGGCTGTACCGTACCGGAAAATACTCCGCTTACCCCGTCGTCTTATTTCAATACCAGGAAACCCGTTCAAGCTCACACCCCATAAAATTCCTCAACGGCTTCAGAGGCTGTCTGCACACAGACGGCTATGCGGGATATGGCAGACTCGGTGCAGAAATTCGCCGCTGTGGCTGCTGGGCCCATGTGAGAAGAAAATTTCACGAAGGGATACAGGCGGTTCCACAAGAAGAACAACCAACCTGCGCCTCACAGAAAGGACTTGAATACTGTGACAGACTCTTCTCTCTTGAACGTGACTATGCAAAACTGACGCCGGAAGAGCGCCGTGTCAAAAGACTTGAACAAAGCAAGGCGGTAACGGACGCCTTCTTCGCGTGGGTCTCGAACACCCCCGCCCTCCCCAAATCGGCACTCGGAAGGGCTCTGCACTATGCCCTTGAACAGAGGCCGTTACTTGAGACCTTCTACCTTGACGGCAGATTAGAAATCTCCAACAACATGGCGGAACGAAGCATAAAACCATTCGTCATAGGCAGAAAAAACTGGCTCTTTTCCTGCTCCCCCAAAGGAGCGGAAACCAGCGCGGTAATCTACTCAATAATAGAGACGGCAAAAGAGAACCACCTCAAACCATACGAATACCTCAAATACATCCTTGAAAACATGCCCAACACGGCACCGGAGCGATACCATACCATCCTGCCCTGGAGCAAAGAACTTCCATGTCACTGTAAATTGAAAGAGCAGACTGATTCAACGGCCGGCGACAACGACGAATCCTGTGACCATGCCTCTGATGCCGGAGTCAACGACTCTGCTGAATGA
- a CDS encoding nucleotidyltransferase family protein produces MTLTIDEIKELVAPVAARYDIEAIYLFGSYARGEAEANSDIDLRVEASRIKSLMTFGGLYSDLEEALAKKPDLLTTKNLDDGLLEELEKDEVLIYVPRGKYLRPMLRIKGDSLSTVPR; encoded by the coding sequence TTGACGCTTACGATAGACGAGATAAAAGAGCTCGTCGCACCGGTTGCCGCAAGGTATGATATCGAGGCGATATATCTCTTCGGTTCCTATGCGCGCGGCGAAGCTGAGGCAAACAGCGACATCGATCTGCGGGTGGAGGCCAGCCGTATAAAGAGCCTGATGACCTTCGGCGGGTTATACTCCGATCTGGAAGAGGCGCTCGCCAAAAAGCCGGATCTGCTGACGACAAAAAATCTGGATGATGGTCTCCTGGAAGAGCTTGAAAAAGACGAGGTGTTGATCTATGTTCCACGTGGGAAATATCTACGTCCCATGTTAAGAATAAAAGGGGACAGCCTTTCGACTGTCCCTCGCTGA
- a CDS encoding DUF3800 domain-containing protein gives MYAFIDTSGDMNSKEEQYVVTTAAVIRKAKIPSLLSQIYNLKKGILENERQEIKAQSFINASTLAQNGEPFSKKYTFIDRYVHEVLREFTFFAFSAKNTVLGLKPFESGGGYLPKHYKLLLERINYLAKSEKKQALILIDYSYKNTDRNMAFAFSDYLYKSLKGSSLGNIIEFPLFVDSEMTEGIQAADVGAGILRNYYTLLEKQSGLDDKKLLFKSKVQEYYEIIRGCSRDFRNNGKTIYGLYKVRNDV, from the coding sequence ATGTATGCTTTTATCGATACGTCAGGGGACATGAATTCAAAAGAAGAACAATATGTTGTTACCACAGCGGCGGTAATCAGAAAAGCTAAAATTCCCTCCCTGCTTTCCCAAATTTATAATTTAAAGAAAGGTATCCTGGAAAACGAAAGACAGGAAATAAAGGCTCAGTCCTTTATCAACGCTAGTACGCTGGCGCAGAATGGAGAGCCATTCAGTAAAAAATATACATTTATTGACAGATATGTACACGAGGTGCTGAGAGAATTTACATTTTTTGCCTTTTCAGCAAAGAATACCGTTCTCGGACTGAAACCTTTTGAGAGCGGGGGCGGATATTTGCCCAAACATTATAAACTTCTTCTGGAACGAATCAATTACCTGGCAAAATCTGAGAAAAAACAGGCTTTGATCCTTATAGACTATAGCTATAAAAACACGGACAGGAATATGGCGTTTGCTTTCAGCGATTATCTGTATAAGTCCCTGAAAGGCTCCTCTTTGGGCAATATAATAGAATTTCCGCTTTTCGTGGACTCTGAGATGACGGAGGGAATCCAAGCGGCCGATGTGGGCGCGGGTATCCTGAGAAACTATTACACGTTGTTGGAGAAACAGTCCGGACTAGATGACAAAAAACTTTTATTCAAGTCTAAAGTCCAAGAATATTATGAAATCATTCGGGGGTGCTCACGAGATTTCAGAAATAATGGCAAAACCATTTATGGATTATATAAGGTGAGAAATGACGTTTGA